Genomic window (Nitrospiria bacterium):
GCATTAATTTGAGTCACCCGCCCATCATGGGATAAAAGGAACCCCTTCAGAAGGGGTTCTTCAAGGGCAATGGCCTCTTTAATTTTCAGGTCCCCCTTCGAAAGGGGAAGTTGGGGAACCAAATCATCGACCTTTAGTTCATCTTCAAAAACCTCTGTATGCTGAAAATTGGTTATGGAATCCACACGGGTAACATAGTTGGTTTTCCATAAACCAGCCGTGAGATCTTGAACCGTCTCAAGAACTTCGTTGGAAAAAACAGGCTTTTGAGGATGATGGATGACGACCGTTATGTTGTCATCCTTGGTATAAATGGCTTGAAAATCATCAAACGCATTGAGTTGAGGGTTATCCTTACTAAAAAAGACCCGGTAACTGGAATTAAACCCTGCTTTGGGTAACCCAGTTAGAATCACCCCTAGGGAAAGGAGAATGGGAAGGGCCACCATCCACCAGCGGTATTGAACCACCAGCCTTCCTAACCGTTCAGGAAAAGCCTGTCCGTTGTTGGTTGAATTATTCAGTTTCATTCTACCCTTCTTCATAAGGGCACAGAAATTTTCCCCGTGATCCGTTGGGTTTTTATTTCTTTGGGTGGTCTGTGTTTGCCTATCGCTGCCGCTCTAATGACCGCTTGGTAAAAAATGATTCTTTGAGACCTTGTCTAAATCTCCATTCTTCAAATTTTAAAACGGTCTTTTTTTGGGTCTGGAGGTTTTCCATAATGATTTCATTGGGCCTCCAAAATTTTTCCAAATATTGTCTGATCTTATTGTAATATTGAATCTTGAGAGGTGATCCCTTTCGGTCAAAAAATTCTTGTTTGACGGTTTGAAAGTTGGATTGGTTGACCCAGGTAACGATTTTGGTATAACCGGAATTGGGATCCTTCGGGTACCGCTCCACCACCCAAACCGATTGATCTTGGTAGATATCCTCGCGAAGATATTTGTAATTATATTTCTCTGGTTCATTGGAAGATAAGTCCTCATAACTAAACTCAGAACCCACGAAACTTCCGCTTTTATTTTTCGAGGCAATTCGCTTGACCCGTTTCAGGGCGGGAAGATACAGCCATTGGTCGTCTTCCCCTTGAATATGCTCAAAAGTTAATAAACCTGTTCCCTTAATATCCAGGGGATGCTGGAAAGTCATTAGTGTTTTATCCCCATCCTTCTTCATTTCAAAGGTCAACCGGTCCATCCTGCGCTGGCTTTGTTCTCCGGCTGCATTGATCAGTGTCATGTCCATGCTGATTTCATCATCGCCAAATCCTTCATCCATCTCCTCCTGAGTCACAAAAATGTATCTTCCCATTTCCTCAGGAGTTTTACCTGAAGAAAGGGCTGCGGATCCTATGGGTGGTTGGATCAACAGAATCGTCCACCCCATCAAAATGGTGATCAGTAAGAACGCTCTGAACCGTCGGTTCTTTTGCAAAAGGCTCATCTTATATTTCTCCATTGGATTCCTCTTTTGTCCTCTCTTGGAAAAGGTAATTTAAATTACTGTGCCGCCATTCCCCCATCAACGGACAGAATACTCCCGGTGGTCCAAACGGATTCATCCGATGCAAAATAAACCGCGGCGTGCCCGATTTCCTCAGGATTTCCCATCCGGCCAATGGGATGCATCGATTCAAAACCGGCTTTCACCTGAGGATCGCTCATCATGGGCGCCACCCCCGGGGTATCCACCCCACCGGGACAGATACAATTGCACCGGATTTTATTTTTCGCATATTCTATGGCCACACTTTTGGTCAATATAATCACTCCCGATTTTGCGGCCCCATAGGCATGGGCGGGAAACCCCGGCGCGGCTTTCAGACCCAAAACCGTGGATATATTGATAATCGAACCACCCCCCTGTTTCAGCATATGGGGAATCACCGCCCGCTTGAAACGAAAAGTCCCGGTTAAAAAAATATCCAGGGTTTCATTCCAGACCTGATCGGAGGTTTCATGGAGAGGTCCTCCATGAAATAAATTACCTGCGTTATTGACTAAAATATCGATTTTTCCGAAGGCAGTAAGCGTTGACGTTACGGCCTGTTGGACATCCTGCTCCTCCGTCACACTTCCCGAAGCGGCCAGTGCTTTTCCCCCGCTATTGGAAATGTCTTTGACCACTTTTTCCAGCACATCTTTTCGCCGCCCGGTGATGGTAACCTTCGCTCCCTCCCTTGCAAATAACCTTGCAATCCCTTCGCCGATACCGGTTCCTCCACCGGTAATTATGGCAACCTTATCTTTTAATCTCATGGAAAGCCCTCCTCTTGATCAATAAACCCTTTATTGGGAAATGATGGAAATAGTTCTTCAATCGAAATTTTACCTTTTAAATAAAACTTTAAGATATTGTTTGAAATGTTTGACGTTCTTTTCAACTATAAAAGAATCTTGGGTTGCCTTTCCCAAAATAAATGATCCCTCAAGAATGGCGATAAAATGCTCGGCCAATTCCTTATTATTGAATTTCTTTTTGGGGAAATATTTTTCCTTGGTTTCATCAAGATCTTTTTTAAGTGTCTCCGTCCATTGATGGAAATATTGGGAACATAACTTCCGGATTTGAGGATGAGTGCTGGAAAGTTCCTGAGAAAAGGTTCCCAAAAGACAATTATTTTGAAAGTTGGGATCCTTTGATAGCTCAATCACAAAATCCAGATAGCCATACACTCTTTGAAGGGGATCCTTCTTCTTGCAAAAGGGGGCCTGCTGGATTTTCTGTTGCATAAAGGCGACATACCGGTCCAGCACGGATTTTCCCAGATGCTCTTTATTTTCAAAGTAATGGAAGAAACTACCCTTGGTCAAACCCGCTGAATTACAGATCTCTTCCAAGGAGGTCGCAGGAAACCCCTTGGTCAGCATTAAGTGGGTAGCTGCTTCCAATAGTTTTTCTTTAGCAGGAGAATGTTCTTGTGCGGTTCTCATGGGTTAACATACCTACCGGTTGGTATAAAAATAACAAGACACCGATTTGAAGTCAAGCTAAAAAAATAAATGATTCCAATAGGGTCCTTTTCCTCGCTTAGCGCACAAATGATTTGAATAAAATCCTGAAGGTTAACAGATACAGATATGGACGGGGTTTTGGCAGGAGTCTGGTGGATAAAGATGCGAAAATGTTCCCGGATGGA
Coding sequences:
- a CDS encoding outer membrane lipoprotein-sorting protein; the encoded protein is MEKYKMSLLQKNRRFRAFLLITILMGWTILLIQPPIGSAALSSGKTPEEMGRYIFVTQEEMDEGFGDDEISMDMTLINAAGEQSQRRMDRLTFEMKKDGDKTLMTFQHPLDIKGTGLLTFEHIQGEDDQWLYLPALKRVKRIASKNKSGSFVGSEFSYEDLSSNEPEKYNYKYLREDIYQDQSVWVVERYPKDPNSGYTKIVTWVNQSNFQTVKQEFFDRKGSPLKIQYYNKIRQYLEKFWRPNEIIMENLQTQKKTVLKFEEWRFRQGLKESFFTKRSLERQR
- a CDS encoding TetR/AcrR family transcriptional regulator — its product is MRTAQEHSPAKEKLLEAATHLMLTKGFPATSLEEICNSAGLTKGSFFHYFENKEHLGKSVLDRYVAFMQQKIQQAPFCKKKDPLQRVYGYLDFVIELSKDPNFQNNCLLGTFSQELSSTHPQIRKLCSQYFHQWTETLKKDLDETKEKYFPKKKFNNKELAEHFIAILEGSFILGKATQDSFIVEKNVKHFKQYLKVLFKR
- a CDS encoding SDR family oxidoreductase, producing MRLKDKVAIITGGGTGIGEGIARLFAREGAKVTITGRRKDVLEKVVKDISNSGGKALAASGSVTEEQDVQQAVTSTLTAFGKIDILVNNAGNLFHGGPLHETSDQVWNETLDIFLTGTFRFKRAVIPHMLKQGGGSIINISTVLGLKAAPGFPAHAYGAAKSGVIILTKSVAIEYAKNKIRCNCICPGGVDTPGVAPMMSDPQVKAGFESMHPIGRMGNPEEIGHAAVYFASDESVWTTGSILSVDGGMAAQ